The Heterodontus francisci isolate sHetFra1 chromosome 35, sHetFra1.hap1, whole genome shotgun sequence sequence ggatgaaaaaaaatggaatccccgaatttgacatttaagttgcagcaaggatgtgcagtggatttgattttcgaaACGGGCTGttaaaacagtgcccgaggcttcacagttagttatttccccagtcgacacatgccctcagtgaaaagccacatcactcctccagaatcactcattgttttcatagaatttcaaaatgattccgctgcaatgagggaatccgggagttttgcagcagccgttgaatcggtcactggaaccagacccacttgtgatgttatttcccccgagacggtgtttcctgcactgaaactgacagggtttgtgaaactgatcagtttcagctcagtcattcagggacctggaattcccacagtttgagcccgcgcgatcccgagcccacttctgattggtcaccctcttctcattcacatgtcttaaccaatcgcagagcttcgaattaggaaatacaacaaatcactggcttaaattggcagacagtttgaattcgaaaaagccgccaatttcagtgtcggaaagaagcgaattgatggaaaatctggcgttagtttaaagctgttcgtaaaatcgcgccacgactttgtgctgatgaaagcggaataaaaaaagtttgtgatgggttatatatattacgtagttttaatctgtgatttgttgtctacttatctgtaactggcggcaaaagactctattcagcaatctgtaacgggacaaataactcaaaattggtgatgaagtaataaattagacaggtttgaggggacagtgagaaatcactgaaacagatgcttaaacatttaaaatagttctcattcggtcctgttcctgacattttggaatcagacaggaaccagccctttcacagagactgtgggtggctctgaaaagagcctttggtttattagatgacatttcggccgctttactttttctgggagctctgagcgctggttttcttgggcagcagcacggcctggatattaggcagcaccccaccctgagcgatagtcacccctcccagcagcttgttgagctcctcgtcgttgcgcacggccagctgcaggtgtctggggatgatgcgggtcttcttgttgtcccgggccgcgttgccagccagctcgaggatttcagcggtcagatactcgagcacagcagccagatagaccggggctccggcacccacacgctcagcatagttgccctttcttaggtgcctgtgaacacggcccaccgggaactgcagtccagcccgggaggagcgagacttggccttggcccgagctttgccgctggtctttcctcttccagacatttccacaatctcacaaagactttcacaaagaatggatatttttcgcagcatttactttacttatagactgaaaactctccccattggtcgctactaaattcacctcatttgcctatattcttcaccaatcaggtcactgacaaacagaagtgggcgggatttaccgccacaacatcagaagcagaaaatttgtcaatttcaaaaatcccgccaatttcattgtcggaaaggagtggattaaaataaatgtcatccttagtcaaatatttaaaatcccttctcttgaTTTTGTTCTTTTCAACTCTTTCCGTGaccaattacagacgcgggtttaaaatgttgtttaaattgtggatctttctacaattgctttcaGACTGTCCCGGgcggtactaaatccctgttcacagcacttccctgaagggaaacattcagtttatcttcaatcagagcccagtgtccttctctgaaaagagggagtcggatcgagtcctcaaacagcccttagtctgctgtgtaataatcccattccgggctgtaacactgcggagagttgctgttcataaaatgatgaatcagttcacatttcaggaatagggtgaagggactgaggtctgacccttaccgctgaaagcagctgttaatgcggtcattcaggggctgtgcaaaaccacaataacagctttaagcaaaagagtaaaggcggatgagcggattatgggtttgagttcggtttatgggacagctgacaaaaacagagcagtgggacatttattatgttacacattgtcttaaaatgatttcatagagatgttcggatgcagctttttcagagagattgtgggtggctcttaaaagagccgttgtgtttgggatgtttttcagtccattgtgcagttttacttggagctggtgtacttggtcaccgcctttgtcccttccgacacggcgtgcttggccagctccccgggcagcagcaggcgcacggcggtctggatctcccgggagctgatggtgctgcgcttgttgtaatgggccaggcgggaagcctcacccgcgatgcgctcgaaaatatcgttcacaaacgagttcatgatgctcatggccttggaggagatgccggtgtcggggtgaacctgcttcatcactttgtagatgtagatggagtaactctccttcctcggcttcttgccgccctttgctgatggtttactcagttttcttggcgcccttcttagcagctgctttcttcttctcctcaaccatcttcagtttcaatttcagactcagaaataaaccaaaccccttccgagtgcggattaaatagacaatcccacagctctatgctaatgagggatgggggaaagtaaagattgtgattgcgtgattgggagtgatgtcacaatggttttttattgtaattctacaattggtctctttcgccatccaatcagattaaatatttgcaaccaatcacaaacacccttcctgcaatcaggaaatatatttcacaaagactctctccagccccagtttctgttgaaagagccgctccctgtgtggagcttcctggaaatgtcctggctgttgttgggaggacatttattgactgattctgtgtcgttgtgtctctgctattgcatgtgagtgtgcaattaatttcatttttagtctaggctactgtgtttgagtgttttatgtaatttggtaactaagtctctggtgctgtatggattcattctgtctctgtcaggtactgtgtttgagtgtgaggagatgaggtggagtgttgcagcaaggaagatggaaaagagcattggtgccgatgacacagccttacaTGACGTaggttgcactcggattgggtcagtgatagatccgttggcaaggattacagcttgcatgtcgtagtgcagtatgtttgaggaggacattccataatccctctcgtttggtagagtcgaaggcctttgtcaggtcagagaaggctatgtataaaggttgctgcttctccttacattttcttgaagttgtcttgctgtgaagattatgttcactgtgcctgttgatggacagaatccacattgtgattccagtaggagttcttcagccacggggaggaggcagttgagaaggactcttgtgatgaccttccctgtggtggacagcagggatacccctctatagttaacacagtcggtcgtgtcaactttttttaaagatgatcacaattaccgcatcacggcgatcccctgacatgctctcctccttctcgatgagggaaatgagacatgtatttgtgtcgagtgtttctctgccatattttagaattttgatgtgaattctatctattctggcagtcttattgttttttggctgtccatctctagtatcatgtgtgaatgtgggattcattctgtacctgtcactcactggtactttgtgaaagtgtgagatacattctgtatctggcagtcttcggtattgtatgtgagtgtggaatacattctgtcagtggcactgtgtatgagtatttgattcattctgtcagtctctggaatgttatgtgattttggacttagtcttaatctgtcagtggttctgtatgtgtggaattcaaggtatatctgtcagtatctgtgtgtgtgtgagttcattctttatctgtcagtctgtggtgatttatgtgagtttggcagtcactgaatctgccaggtactgtaggagtatttgagaatgattttgtatgtgtcagtctttgctactacataggagtgtgggattaattctgtatctgtcagcctttggtagtatgtgtgattgtgggatgaattaattcgcagtcattggtgcccagtatgaatgtggaaatcattctgtaactcagcctgatattgttatgtgagggtagaaatcacgtgtatctttcgatcctgggtgctgactgtgagcatgggattcattctgtacctgtcggtggtactgtatctatctgtgggattaattctgtacctttcagtcactggtattgtgtatgaaagtgggattaattctagatccaccacacattggttgtgtgtgtgtgtgtgtgtaagaacataagaagatacgaaatatgacaggagtagaccatttggcccatcaagcctgctctgccactcaataagatcatggcagttctgattgtggccttaacttcactttcctgcctgcccccataaccattgactctgttgtagatcaaaaatctgtctattgctgcgttgaatatattcaatgacacagcctccacagtcctctggagagcagaattccaaagattaacaaccctctcagagaagaaattcctcctcatctccttcttgaaagagcgactgctcatctttatctctggcccctaattctacaatcccccacaaggagaaacatcctctcagcatctacctgtccagcccactgagaatcttacaggtttcaataagatcacctctcaatcttctaaactccagtgagtataggcccagcctgctcaactttttctcataagacaatcaaacatcccagcaatcagccgagtgaaccttctttgaagtgattccaatgcaagtatattcctccttatttaaggagaccaaaactgtatggggatgggatgtcactattgccctgtaaagttatggcaaaacttccttacttttatactccattccccttgctaaaaatgccaattacttgcgataccttcatgctaacatttttgtaattcatgtacctggacacccagattccttggtacagcagcattctgcagtctctctctatataaataatattctgtttttctattctacctgccaaagtagacaatctcacatttccccatattatgctccatctgccaaatgttttcccactgacttaacctatctatatctctttgcagacacacaactttctttcctacctatctttgtaccatctacaaatttggcaacaatatacttggtcccttcactcaagttattaatatagaccataaatagttgaggccccagcactgtacctgtggcactccattagttacagtttgccaatctgaatatgctccatttatccccactctctgttttctgtgagttaggcaatcccatatccatgtgtgtgtagttttcattttatatctgtcagtgtctggtactctatgtgagttttggactctttctcaatctctcagtgctactatttgtgtgttaggttgctttagatgactcaggctgaggtgctgtgagtgagtgcaataatcaacctatacttttcagcatctggcactgagcatgtgtttcagcatcactttatctgtcaatatctggtcaatatctatatatcattatataaccttccatccctgggactgtttgcaagtctggattcattctacataaaatgtcagcacagcaacaggccactgatgtggttggttttaagcagacaatatgtttgaagtttggccaagtattaaatatctgtcactgtgaacataatagtgaaagataatgtgtctttcaatctgatacaggattgatgtgcaaatgtaactcaggctgtactaatcaatttgatcagtgccattcagtctgagggagaatcttggacttgtgtgtaaaatgagctcagtctggaattgtacagtatcttccatctgacactatgaggttttcggactggtatgtaatttatagctcagactaaactcatcaaatttacaatgtatcttttagtttcacaatccggatgagttttaaactggaatctgagtttgtatctcaggttatactatatttcagaatctctcaatctgattatgcacttgagattttgacttgtatctaatgtatatgtctggacacattatgggaattaatactgataataaactcataatgacctgtgtaaatattggatctcagaagatgtttttttttagaattagaattagaattagaacattacagcgcagtacaggccttcggccctcgatgttgcgccgacctgtgaaaccatctgacctacactattccattttcatccatatgtctatccaatgaccacttaaatgcccttaaagttggtgaatctactactgctgcaggcagggcgttccatgcccttactactctctgagtaaagaaactacctcttacatctgtcctatatctatcacccctcaacttgaagctatgtcccctcgtgtttgccatcaccatccgaggaaaaagacgctcactttccaccctatctaaccctctgattatcttatatgtctctattaagtgacctctcctcctccttctctccaacgaaaacaatctcaagtccctcagcctttcctcgtaagaccttccctccataccaggcaacatcctagtaaatctcctctgcaccctttccatagcttccacatccttcctataatgcggtgaccagaactgcacgcaatactccaggtgcggtctcaccagagttttgtacagctgcagcatgacctcgtggctccgaaactcgatccccctactaataaaagctaacacaccatatgccttcttaacagccctattaacctgggtagcaaccttcagggatttatgcacctggacaccaagatctctctgttcatctacactgccaagaatcttcccattagcccagtactctgcattcctgttactccttccaaagtgaatcacctcgcacttttccgcattaaactccatttgccatctctcagcccagctctgcagcctatctatgtccctctgtaccctacaacatcctttggcactatccacaactccaccgaccttagtgtcatctgcaaatttactaacccacccttctacaccctcttccaggtcatttataaaaatgacaaacagcagtggccccaaaacagatccttgcagtacaccactagtaattaaactccaggatgaacatttgccatcaaccaccaccctctgtcttctttcagctagccaatttctgatccaaagctctaaatcaacttcaaccccatacttccgtattttctgcaatagcctaccgtggggaaccttatcaaacgccttactgaaatccagatacaccacatccactgctttaccctcatccacctgtttggtcaccttctcaaaaaactcaataaggtttgtgaggcacgacctacccgtcacaaaaccgtgctgactatctctaatgaacttattcttttcaagatgattataaatcctgtctcttataaccctttccaacattttacccacaaccgaagtaaggctcacaggtctataattaccagggctgtctctaccccccttcttgaacaaggggacaacatttgctatcctccagtcttccggcactattcctgtcgacaatgacgacataaagatcaaggacaaaggctctgcaatctcctccctagcttcccagagaatcctagggtaaatcccatctggcccaggggacttatctattttcacactttccaaaattgctaacacctcctccttgtgaacctcaatcccatctagcctagtagcctgaatctcagtattctcctcaacaacattttctttctctactgtaaatactgacacaaaatattcatttagcacttccctatctcctctgattccacacacaacttcccactactatccttgattggccctaatctaactctcatcattcttttattcctgatatacctatagaaagccttagggttttccctgatccgatgcgccaatgacttctcgtgtccactccttgctgatcttagctctccctttagatccttcctggctagcttgtagctctcaagtgccctaactgagccttcacgtctcatcctaacataagccttcttcttcctcttgacaagcgcttcaacttctttagtaaaccacggctccctcgctcgacaacttcctccctgcctcacaggtacatacttatcaaggacacgcagtagctgctccttgaatgttattgaggttaattctgtaactttgaaacaggaacaatgtgtcagttctgtgtgtatttaatttgtagctgaggttgcactattgtgggattgacacactgataatttgatagtgggtgagaatttggactgggatttgtgtatctacctgtcagtggtactgagttggggtgacatggaaacaacgtctgtctctcctgctctatttgattgatggattgaaaatgtgtctctggaactatttctgccgtctgagactgtggaactgatgacctgtctgtgtctctgcgctctgtgagtgataatgtacggactgtgtgtgagaaggagctggtgacactcttccttgtaacttggtggaggaaacatcacatttattctggttcattcaattatttgtctgtttgaacaaaagtatgtttgtaactaaaatacaggtgagatcaaagatacagagttttaatgaatttaatctctgaaataataatgagcccccacaaaggaagcccagtcatacaaatattatcattgtttgactgcattgcagtaacaggttcatcccattctgtctccatcccccgagaatggcctctcccttcccccactcactccatgttccgggaccagttccagctccaatccgcctcttacaaacagcccccgcctccccctgaacttgccccggactcgatgctgatctctgagtcaatctgcggacacgctcccaaagcgatgtgctgctggaaggaggctgctgtttgctccctttcccagggaccgggatctctccattcgcggctgttttaaaccatcttcttccgctcacaggcagtgctgggggaggggagcgctggcgcagatttctgcaacaattccgcaaacagaaacatggaaaatttccggcgcagaatgaggccattcggcccatcgtgtccgcgccagctcaaagagagcgatccagcctggtcccgcagtttattgttattggacagtgaagtgtggaaacagaaacggacagtcagaatgtggggagttacacaaagagaatctattataggcaccaggtgagaagtgtgaaggacacattttaaacagcggctgtttggtttcgcttgaacggttagaccatgggagcgggaactggaaatctgacctgtgtaaaagtccctgttccgtcggtcagtcccattcatggcccagtggattgtttctggatgttatttaattgttgtaaaatggccaaagcccctggtatgcagtagctgggggctgcaggactgcagtggaatcagacactgactctgtttgtattgctgggtttcctttgtgattgttcacaatgattattcattgaagaattattttggtctctcttgtaacttccaccacacctcttcctgaattataataaatactttttctttctacaggcaaatacttgaaagaagcagaataaatataatgatgcctcagcacaaggggaagtgcagccggcttctcacacacagtaagtacagtatcattcagagaaaaaagagacatcagttccacaatcactgccagcagtactagtcagactggcactgatcccaagttccagagactaacagtcaatccaacagtcacacagagcatgacagactgaagttgtttccatttcaccccaactccgtcccactgacaggtagatacatcaatcccagtccaaaatcacatccactgtcagattgcaaggcactgtgtcactctcacaagagagcagccttaactacaaattcaatgtcagatagaacagacaaacagtacccgattgtaaagtacagaattaatctcaataatgtaaccagactgcagactgagctacatgtgacacaccactccacaaatctcacaaatagtcaggctggaagacacagtattaattccattactgcaaactgaatgcactgttatctgccaggacataaaacatattgtaaaatgaaaggacacagacctgaaatgttaattgtgtttctccctccacaaatgctgcctaaactgctgagtatttccagcatttttgtttatttcagatttccagcatctacagacttttgcttttattttagagttaaagaaacattgcatttttttatttatttagagatacagcactgaaacaggctcttcggcccaccgcgtctgtgccgaccaacaaccacccatttatactaacccgacagtaatcccttattccctattacctacctacacttggggcaatttacaatggccaatttacttatcacctgcaagtctttggctgtgggaggaaaccggagcacccggggaaaacccacacagacacagggagaacttgcaaactccacacaggcagtacccagaatcgaatcggggtctctggagctgtgaggctgcggtgctaaccactgcgccactgtgtcttctcgagacaccccttgagaagtgagactttttgcccagagatggggctctgtgaggtgagagtgactgcccttgacatcaaggcagcctttgacgtgtatggcaacaaggcagccctagcaaaaccagtgtaaatagaaatcagggcaaaatgctctgctgtttgcagtcatacctggcactaaggaagatggctgtggttgttcaggttaatcatctcagtctccggccattacagctggaattcctcagagaggtgttctaggcccaaccatcttcagcagcttcatcaatgaccttccctccatcacaaggccagaagtgtggatgttttctgatgattgcacaatgttcagcaccattcatgactcctcagatactgaagcagcccgtgtccagatgcagcaagacctggacaacgtccaggcttgggttgataagtggcaagtaacattggcatcagataagtgccaggcaatgaccatctcaaacaagagagaatctaatcatctccccttgatgttcaatggcattaccatcactgaatcccccaccattaacattgaccattggttaccatagaccagaaactgaactggaccagccatataaatgctgtgactgcaagagcaggtcagaggctacgaattctgcggcgagtaactgacctcctgtttccccacatccgtccaccattcacaagacacaagtcaggattgtgatggaatactgtccacttgcctggatgaaggcagctccaacaacattcaagtagcctgtttgattgcccacatccaccaccttcaatattcactccattcaccactgatgcacagtggcagcagtgcgtaccagctaaaagatgcactgcagcatcacaccaaggcttcttcgacagtaccttccaaacccagaacctccaccaccaacaaggacaagggcagcagatgcatgggaacacgaccacctgcaagttcccctccaagccacacaccatcctgacttggaactatatcaccattccttcactgtcgctgggtaaaaatcctggaactcccttccaaacagcactgctggaattcctgcagctcaaggactgcagcggcttaagaaggcagctcaccaccactttgtcaagggcaatttggaatgggcaataaatgctggcatagccagtgatgcctacatcacactaacaaatgaaaaaagtgaggaaatagtgaagggcttttatagaatacacagagatacgtttccacttgtggtgtctgaaacgagccaaaaatataaaatcgacattcataaaaccaatgaggaattcatgaaaaatgtatttacgtagtgagtggttagaatctggaatttgcaaccacagggagaggtcgaggcaaatagtattgatgcatttaaggggaggtggaacaactgtatgggaagaaaggaattgagggatatacagaatgggctttatttttgtttatttgtgcatatgaagcagggtggctggaaatatgtgtagagcatagagaagttgggacgatcccagtgcagtgttttgtctagatggatctgcccagaatacttgtgatgcaggagctgggagcttcagtacttcagtggaggctgatactgacactggttttcatttgtgggtgtttttaatgattattaattgcgaaattaaattcacctctttgatattttgcacctcccctgttcttgagttaagacatatttttccttcatgcaggcaaatacttgaaggaatcgtgatgcatgtgatggttgctgcactcgaggcacaaggaacagtgcagccagctcctctcacacacagtaggtacattatcactcagagtacagagggatagacagttcatcagttccctcgtctcagactgcagaagtagtcaggcccacattgatcccgagttccagagacacattttcaatccaacaatcaaacaaagcaggagaaaaataagttgtttccatttcaccccaattcagtcccattgacagtcagatacatcaatcccaggtcaaagtcaccctcattaacagattgaaatacaatgtgtcaatctaaatataatgcagacttcgcgatcaattaaatatcagatagaattggcacacggtattgattgaatggcacagaatctcttgtaatgctataccctgagatttaaattaaataccatactcaaagctcacatccattcatgataaaggatgtttaaacatccccatagtgtaccctgagatacaagttacatacaagtccaacattcattacagtgaaagtttctaaggtgctgaaagatattgtaacctgagacacaaattagataccagttcagaactcacccacactgtgaaatggaaagatacagaatcaattccattagtgtagattgatctaaatattatataccattctaaaaactcagacaatatcaaactgaaatacagtatcaattccatgagtgtagattgatctaaacattgccagtccaaaaataaaacagtattagattaagtaatgctgatagaaagtgcaaactgtgatgtaaattagatgcctgaactcacccagactgcggaatttaaaaatacagtcgactgagatacacattatttaccagccaaaaacatctcaaacattatcagtgtgaaatagattatcaattccatttgtgtagattgaaatccacagaacaaaccagtaaaaaatctcatacagcggtatggtggttttgtggtgacattacaggacgagtaatcctgaagtctccactcatggtccagagaaacaagttcaatttccattacaacagctgggtaattatagtatcatagaatcaaagaaagtttaaggcacagaaagaggccacttggcccatcgtgtctgtgccagatgaaaaactttccacccattctaattccaccttccagcatttggtctgtagccctgcagattacagcacttg is a genomic window containing:
- the LOC137350739 gene encoding histone H2A-like; translated protein: MSGRGKTSGKARAKAKSRSSRAGLQFPVGRVHRHLRKGNYAERVGAGAPVYLAAVLEYLTAEILELAGNAARDNKKTRIIPRHLQLAVRNDEELNKLLGGVTIAQGGVLPNIQAVLLPK